A genomic region of Eriocheir sinensis breed Jianghai 21 chromosome 42, ASM2467909v1, whole genome shotgun sequence contains the following coding sequences:
- the LOC127009844 gene encoding uncharacterized protein LOC127009844: MMRDAEVAPAAAASPPPSAGEGIGTAAAAGKKEAAGLSKKMRSFLQEQEATVVAAITACREAQSQLDQYQTTLAGWGKRQQQLEDRLLGLVDQSRSARELLQQEESRAAAKEEELKKGEQGLQAVLETLRTLTTEQEVGAAVSEVFRCTGEAEQTVKECREGVPDASTVTTARKVNAASSAALEAVQAVLAALETLTTEEPRPQSDSDSTVMGRLHLICTGSLTAEDLRSLTQPARRLLEAGWVFAVHQVEGQRRHARISLEAGQLCLHALKDHPPPLGAATLQVSEVVPPSPPCTVFLDLSWPGSAPRRVKIRLSSDTPRGRQFLLLCTGQRGPSYVKTRLYGVGKKAEAGEYVGGGDFESNDGKGASVLLPGLDKGEYSISGRAGAVFGLRWSEATRGECGHFGILTQDRKDGGGGLVFGEVVDGLHVVAEAAKHRNITKVTVEDCGVVL, translated from the coding sequence ATGATGAGAGACGCTGAGGTggctccagcagcagcagcctcgccGCCACCCAGTGCCGGGGAAGGGATAGGAACAGCAGCGGCAGCTGgcaagaaggaggcggcgggtcTCTCCAAAAAAATGCGTTCCTTCCTGCAGGAACAGGAGGCCACagttgtggccgccatcaccgcctgccGGGAGGCTCAGTCACAGCTGGACCAGTACCAGACGACCCTGGCAGGCTGGGGCAagcggcagcagcagctggaGGACAGGCTCCTGGGACTGGTGGACCAGAGCAGGAGTGCCAGGGAGCTCCTGCAGCAGGAAGAGTCCCGTGCggcggccaaggaggaggagctgaagaaagGGGAGCAGGGGCTGCAGGCCGTGCTGGAGACGTTGCGCACCCTTACAACAGAGCAAGAAGTAGGCGCGGCGGTGAGTGAAGTGTTTCGTTGCACTGGCGAGGCAGAGCAGACGGTGAAGGAGTGCCGAGAAGGTGTTCCTGATGccagcaccgtcaccaccgccaggaaGGTGAACGCAGCATCTAGTGCAGCCCTGGAGGCTGTCCAGGCTGTCCTGGCCGCTCTGGAAACACTTACTACAGAGgagcccaggccccagtcagactCAGACTCCACCGTTATGGGCAGACTGCACCTCATCTGTACAGGGAGCTTGACGGCCGAGGACCTCCGCAGCCTGACGCAGCCCGCCAGGCGCCTGCTGGAGGCTGGCTGGGTGTTTGCTGTCCACCAGGTGGAAGGTCAGCGCCGACACGCAAGAATAAGCCTTGAAGCCGGCCAGCTGTGCCTCCACGCCCTGAAAGACCATCCCCCGCCACTGGGCGCGGCAACCCTGCAGGTGAGCGAGGTTgtgccgccctcccccccctgcacggTGTTCCTGGACCTGTCCTGGCCGGGCAGCGCGCCGCGGCGGGTCAAAATCCGTCTGAGCTCCGACACCCCGCGGGGCAGACAGTTCTTACTGTTGTGCACGGGGCAGCGCGGCCCCTCCTACGTTAAAACCAGGTTGTACGGGGTAGGGAAAAAGGCGGAGGCGGGAGAGTATGTAGGGGGCGGGGACTTCGAGAGTAACGATGGTAAAGGGGCATCCGTCCTGCTGCCTGGCCTTGATAAGGGTGAGTACTCGATATCAGGCCGTGCGGGGGCTGTGTTTGGCCTGAGGTGGAGTGAGGCTACCCGGGGAGAATGTGGCCACTTTGGCATCTTAACCCAAGACCGTAAGGATGGTGGTGGGGGTCTTGTCTTTGGTGAGGTGGTGGACGGGCTGCACGTGGTGGCCGAGGCAGCCAAACACAGGAACATTACGAAGGTGACTGTGGaggactgtggcgtggtgttgtga